Proteins encoded within one genomic window of Citricoccus muralis:
- a CDS encoding aspartate dehydrogenase domain-containing protein: MTIRVLLWGFGAIGRQLADQLRPERESGAMHLTAVVRDVEAHRERGDHGVDLRPGVTNVDWQAALDDVDLVVECAGVSPARQRGPDVIGSGRVLVLASVGALADPDTARALLSGPGRLWVTHGAIGGFDVLASAAEAGGLDTVRIRTRKLASSLIRPWMDTEQTQQLRRLAPGEDPVTVFSGHPAEAIELFPGNVNVAVALAWATRGGFPGDDVEQLAASLQRVEVELLADPDAELSTHEMSASGPAGRLMFSFESAPSPENPKTSGLTALSVAHTLRIALDQRRSVTETNS, translated from the coding sequence ATGACTATCAGGGTGTTGCTGTGGGGATTCGGAGCGATCGGGCGCCAGCTGGCGGATCAGTTGCGTCCGGAGCGTGAGTCCGGTGCGATGCACCTCACCGCGGTGGTACGCGACGTCGAAGCGCATCGTGAGCGGGGTGATCACGGGGTGGACCTCCGCCCGGGCGTCACCAACGTGGACTGGCAGGCGGCCCTGGACGACGTCGATCTGGTGGTGGAGTGCGCCGGGGTGTCCCCCGCCCGGCAGCGCGGCCCCGACGTGATCGGCTCCGGGCGCGTCCTCGTGCTCGCTTCGGTGGGGGCACTAGCCGATCCTGACACCGCCCGGGCGTTGCTGTCGGGCCCGGGGCGGCTGTGGGTCACCCACGGGGCGATCGGCGGATTCGACGTGCTCGCCTCGGCCGCGGAGGCCGGCGGGCTCGATACCGTGCGGATCCGCACTCGGAAGCTGGCATCGTCGCTGATCCGCCCGTGGATGGATACGGAGCAAACCCAGCAGCTGCGTCGCCTCGCCCCGGGCGAGGATCCGGTGACCGTGTTTTCGGGTCATCCTGCCGAGGCCATCGAACTGTTTCCGGGCAATGTCAATGTGGCGGTCGCCCTGGCCTGGGCCACCCGCGGCGGGTTTCCCGGTGACGACGTCGAGCAGTTGGCGGCGTCGTTGCAGCGGGTCGAGGTTGAATTGTTGGCCGATCCCGACGCCGAGTTGAGCACGCACGAAATGAGCGCCTCCGGGCCGGCGGGTCGGTTGATGTTCAGCTTCGAGTCCGCGCCGAGCCCGGAGAATCCGAAGACCTCCGGGCTCACGGCCCTCTCGGTGGCGCACACTCTGCGCATCGCCCTGGATCAGCGCAGGTCGGTGACGGAGACGAACTCGTAA
- a CDS encoding DUF2334 domain-containing protein, producing MDSPSYRLSRKTKFGWISAALLVPIIAVGAIFWVTDDSLVPFENSALTEEFIHGVPAGVAAEDTSPILDTRYGNEGGTETLVVYDENAPEDVKADIYAILAANLATHFGMTEIRQLDEYKAGDINAYDALIYVGASYSTEVPTALLDDVRAGEVPVMWLGYNVSQLADRDAEAGVSFVDQYGWDPMNRVAVDGTVVDELEYGEHTVTRAVETGGSVNVPRELSDDVDVLATGYCHQENEPVVCAEGLDETSAPWVFRSDNLTVVTEIPFHYLNTNGLYTIYSDLYYELLDSDIEPVRQAAVRFEDVGPEANPQHLRDIADYLSSVDVPFQVAVVPVMVDVTPDGDDYYGLSLLDSPEVVEALKYMQERGGTLIQHGTTHQYSSDRNPYSVRSGEDYEFYAHRCSATEEPPYEWEECKQDSWIRKLGPVAADSIDDHKARMERGKEIMIEAGLGEPTVFETPHYSGSINSYLAMAEEYDARYDQVEYYGGSISHGEITPENSVSQVFPYSVNDIYGSTVYPENIENVTEVEQNNHAPRPPSSLLKRAENNLVVRESTASFYFHPFLDHDYLRQMVEGLQELDYEFVSVTDLR from the coding sequence ATGGACAGTCCGTCATATCGACTTTCCCGCAAGACAAAATTCGGATGGATTTCGGCCGCCCTGCTCGTGCCGATCATCGCCGTCGGCGCCATCTTTTGGGTGACCGACGATTCCCTGGTTCCCTTCGAAAACTCCGCGCTCACCGAGGAATTCATCCACGGTGTGCCCGCCGGCGTGGCCGCTGAAGACACCAGCCCCATCCTGGACACCCGCTACGGCAACGAAGGCGGCACCGAAACCCTGGTGGTCTATGACGAAAACGCCCCCGAAGACGTCAAGGCCGATATTTACGCCATCCTGGCGGCTAACCTGGCCACCCACTTCGGCATGACCGAGATCCGGCAGCTGGACGAGTACAAGGCCGGCGACATCAACGCCTACGACGCCCTGATTTACGTCGGCGCGAGTTACTCCACCGAGGTGCCGACCGCCCTGCTCGACGACGTGCGGGCCGGAGAGGTACCGGTGATGTGGCTGGGCTACAACGTGTCCCAGCTCGCCGACCGTGATGCCGAAGCGGGTGTCTCCTTCGTGGATCAGTACGGCTGGGACCCGATGAACCGCGTCGCCGTCGACGGCACCGTGGTTGACGAGCTCGAGTACGGTGAGCACACCGTGACCCGTGCGGTGGAAACCGGTGGATCCGTCAACGTGCCCCGTGAGCTCTCCGACGACGTCGACGTGCTGGCCACCGGATACTGCCACCAGGAAAACGAGCCAGTGGTGTGCGCCGAGGGCCTCGACGAGACCAGCGCCCCCTGGGTGTTCCGCTCGGATAACCTCACCGTGGTCACCGAGATCCCGTTCCACTACCTCAACACCAACGGGCTCTACACCATCTACTCCGACCTCTACTACGAGCTACTCGACTCGGACATTGAGCCCGTCCGCCAGGCCGCGGTGCGATTCGAAGACGTGGGCCCGGAAGCCAACCCCCAGCACCTGCGCGACATTGCGGACTACCTCTCCTCTGTTGATGTGCCCTTCCAAGTGGCTGTGGTGCCGGTGATGGTGGACGTCACCCCGGACGGCGATGACTATTACGGACTGTCGCTGCTGGATTCCCCCGAGGTAGTGGAGGCGCTGAAGTACATGCAGGAGCGAGGCGGAACCCTGATCCAGCACGGCACCACGCACCAATATTCCTCGGACCGTAACCCCTACTCGGTGCGTTCCGGTGAGGACTACGAGTTCTACGCCCACCGTTGCTCGGCTACCGAGGAACCGCCCTACGAATGGGAAGAATGCAAGCAGGACTCCTGGATTCGTAAGCTCGGACCGGTTGCCGCCGACTCCATTGACGACCACAAGGCCCGCATGGAGCGCGGCAAGGAAATCATGATCGAGGCCGGGCTCGGCGAGCCCACCGTCTTCGAAACCCCGCACTACTCCGGGTCCATCAATTCCTACCTGGCCATGGCCGAAGAATACGACGCCCGCTACGACCAGGTCGAGTACTACGGCGGCTCCATCTCCCACGGCGAGATCACCCCGGAAAACAGCGTCAGCCAGGTGTTCCCGTACTCGGTAAACGATATCTACGGATCCACCGTCTACCCGGAGAACATCGAGAACGTCACCGAAGTCGAGCAAAACAACCACGCCCCACGGCCGCCATCGTCACTCTTGAAACGCGCGGAAAACAACCTGGTGGTGCGCGAATCCACCGCCAGCTTCTACTTCCACCCGTTCCTCGACCACGACTACCTGCGCCAGATGGTCGAAGGGCTCCAAGAGCTGGATTACGAGTTCGTCTCCGTCACCGACCTGCGCTGA
- a CDS encoding calcium-binding protein, giving the protein MMTTEKRGAYRMVARTRRRTAIWAAVAALILVVTLVIVMMTRAENEWHEGETYGTWQVRYNGHGTVTGDESSVTLEPKSAESWDVTHGGLVHTVGQCDSPEFSLTVHTEAAVRQGEPNVWEVGWVLWNFTDDTHFYAIVLKPNGWELSKQDADYPGNQRFLASGSDRTFPIGQDYRVTVEQDGATATVYVDGEELVTYTDEDQPYLLGSIGLYTEDARVRFSDFELPDCARTTG; this is encoded by the coding sequence ATGATGACGACCGAGAAGCGAGGGGCCTACCGCATGGTTGCACGCACCCGACGGCGAACCGCGATCTGGGCGGCGGTAGCTGCCCTGATCCTGGTCGTCACGTTGGTCATCGTCATGATGACGCGCGCTGAAAACGAATGGCACGAGGGGGAAACCTACGGCACCTGGCAGGTCCGCTATAACGGGCACGGCACTGTGACCGGGGATGAATCGTCGGTCACCCTCGAACCGAAATCCGCAGAATCCTGGGACGTCACCCACGGCGGGCTGGTGCACACCGTCGGTCAGTGCGACAGCCCCGAATTCTCCCTCACGGTGCATACCGAGGCCGCCGTCCGACAGGGCGAGCCCAACGTGTGGGAAGTCGGCTGGGTGCTGTGGAACTTCACGGACGACACCCACTTCTATGCGATCGTGCTCAAGCCCAATGGCTGGGAGCTGTCTAAGCAGGACGCCGACTACCCCGGGAACCAGCGCTTCCTCGCCTCCGGCTCGGACCGTACCTTCCCCATCGGCCAGGACTATCGCGTCACCGTGGAACAGGACGGCGCCACGGCCACCGTGTACGTCGACGGGGAAGAACTCGTCACCTACACCGACGAAGACCAGCCCTACCTTCTCGGCAGCATCGGCCTCTACACGGAAGACGCGCGCGTGCGCTTCTCCGATTTCGAGCTCCCCGACTGCGCTCGCACCACCGGCTAG
- a CDS encoding glycosyltransferase family 2 protein: MLFGHRVDVVLIIALLLIVSAVAYGVTLLILSRFERKGRPADENTEAAAAFAEQAHVVFVIPCLNEERVIGNSLDRLSSFESDRMTFLVIDDGSDDNTAAIVEAHPDERVKLLRRVAPNARQGKGEALNAALPLIRRGLVAPGVDPQSVIVCVIDADGRLDPESMDKVLPLFIDPDLGAVQIGVRINNRSSNLLARMQDIEFVLYTKVFQRGRRHFNSVGLGGNGQFVRLAALNMLGEKPWSRSLAEDLDLGVQLMVNGWNTEFESSVAVHQQGLEDINRWVKQRTRWFQGHLQSWTMIPWVMRNLSGRRRVDLTYHLSSPILLLLGSLMSIAFAMWSGYLVVAAATMTLQFSPWWITAYLIAFGVPLLYGLVYWQQNRHDGSGLIKTFLLMHVFTLYSTLWFLAGWRATWKTLRGEMGWSKTERIEEHAVEDAAEDPVNHHAKA, translated from the coding sequence ATGCTTTTCGGCCACCGGGTCGATGTGGTCCTGATTATCGCGTTGCTGCTGATCGTCAGTGCCGTCGCCTACGGTGTCACGCTCTTGATTCTGTCGCGCTTTGAGCGCAAAGGTCGCCCGGCGGATGAGAATACTGAAGCGGCTGCGGCCTTTGCCGAGCAGGCGCACGTCGTTTTCGTCATCCCCTGCCTGAACGAGGAACGGGTGATCGGCAACAGCCTCGATCGCCTCAGCTCCTTTGAGAGCGACCGGATGACCTTCCTGGTGATCGATGATGGCTCTGACGACAACACGGCGGCGATCGTGGAGGCGCACCCGGATGAGCGCGTGAAACTCCTGCGTCGCGTGGCCCCGAATGCCCGTCAGGGCAAAGGGGAGGCGCTGAACGCGGCCCTGCCGTTGATCCGCCGCGGTCTGGTGGCCCCCGGTGTGGACCCGCAGAGTGTGATCGTCTGCGTTATTGATGCCGACGGTCGACTCGACCCCGAGTCCATGGACAAGGTGCTGCCGCTGTTCATCGACCCTGATTTGGGTGCCGTGCAGATCGGCGTGCGCATCAACAACCGCTCGTCCAACCTGCTGGCACGCATGCAGGATATTGAGTTCGTGCTCTACACGAAGGTGTTCCAGCGAGGTCGGCGTCACTTCAACAGCGTGGGCCTGGGCGGCAATGGCCAGTTCGTCCGCCTGGCGGCGCTGAACATGCTGGGCGAAAAACCATGGTCGCGCAGCCTCGCCGAAGATCTTGATCTGGGCGTGCAGTTGATGGTCAACGGGTGGAACACGGAGTTTGAATCCTCCGTTGCCGTGCATCAGCAGGGGCTGGAAGATATCAATCGCTGGGTGAAACAGCGCACCCGCTGGTTCCAGGGGCACCTGCAGAGCTGGACCATGATCCCGTGGGTCATGCGTAATCTCTCGGGCCGACGGCGCGTGGACCTGACCTACCACCTCAGCTCGCCGATCCTGCTGTTGCTTGGTTCGCTGATGTCGATCGCCTTCGCGATGTGGTCGGGCTACCTCGTGGTCGCCGCTGCCACCATGACCCTGCAGTTTTCGCCATGGTGGATCACCGCGTACCTCATTGCCTTCGGTGTGCCGCTCCTGTACGGGCTCGTCTATTGGCAACAGAACCGCCACGACGGCAGCGGGCTGATCAAAACGTTCTTGTTAATGCACGTGTTCACCTTGTACTCAACACTGTGGTTCCTCGCCGGATGGCGCGCCACCTGGAAGACCCTGCGCGGTGAGATGGGCTGGTCCAAAACCGAGCGCATCGAAGAGCACGCCGTCGAAGATGCCGCAGAAGACCCGGTGAACCACCACGCCAAGGCGTGA
- a CDS encoding SDR family NAD(P)-dependent oxidoreductase: MAEQSLTSKTAVITGAASGIGEAIADLFIAEGAAVAVLDLNEERAAATAERLSERGAAHAVAVDVMDSDSVRAGIDRAAELLGGIDIVVAAAGILDETPLAEMSVETFDRTVAVDLRGVFLASRWALPHLIERGGGRIINIASQLGIKGGVGLTHYVAAKAGVIGMTKAMALELAPHQILVNTIAPGPIETPLVDGLSPEWKQTKQAELPIGRFGTAAEVAPTALLLASSPGGDLYTGQTLGPNSGDVMP; encoded by the coding sequence ATGGCAGAACAGAGCCTGACAAGCAAAACGGCGGTGATCACCGGGGCGGCCAGCGGTATTGGTGAGGCCATCGCCGACCTGTTCATCGCCGAAGGCGCGGCCGTCGCCGTGCTCGATCTCAACGAGGAGCGCGCTGCGGCCACGGCGGAGCGGCTGTCCGAGCGGGGCGCCGCCCACGCGGTCGCCGTGGACGTCATGGACTCCGATTCCGTGCGCGCCGGCATCGACCGGGCAGCGGAGCTGCTGGGCGGCATCGACATCGTGGTCGCCGCGGCGGGAATTCTGGATGAGACCCCGCTGGCGGAGATGAGCGTGGAGACATTCGACCGCACGGTTGCGGTGGATCTGCGCGGTGTCTTCCTGGCGTCGCGCTGGGCCTTGCCGCATCTGATCGAGCGCGGCGGCGGGCGCATCATCAACATCGCCTCGCAGCTGGGCATCAAGGGCGGGGTGGGGCTGACCCACTATGTGGCGGCCAAGGCTGGGGTGATCGGCATGACCAAGGCCATGGCCTTGGAGCTGGCGCCGCATCAGATCCTGGTCAACACCATCGCCCCTGGTCCGATCGAGACTCCGTTGGTCGACGGGCTGAGCCCGGAATGGAAGCAGACGAAACAAGCCGAGCTGCCGATCGGACGCTTCGGTACCGCGGCCGAAGTGGCGCCGACCGCGTTGTTACTCGCCTCATCGCCTGGTGGCGACCTCTACACGGGGCAAACCCTCGGGCCGAACAGCGGCGACGTGATGCCCTAA
- a CDS encoding SDR family NAD(P)-dependent oxidoreductase: MTRDDGLGGKVALISGGASGIGQALAIAYARAGAHSVVNYFPGDEHDVQATIDAVEQAGGRCVAVPADVRSEADCAEMAATAVREFGRLDIAVAAAGILRRNALHEMTDAAWNDMLDVDLNGVFRVFRAAAAEMHDGGAMVATSSIAGGVYGWEEHAHYAAAKSGVLGLCRSLAVELAPRGIRVNAVIPGLIESPQSLDEKNSLGKDGLDAAGDIIPWGRVGTVDECARTIRFLTSDDSTYVTGQQLIVDGGLTIRWPS, translated from the coding sequence ATGACACGCGACGACGGACTGGGCGGCAAGGTTGCCCTGATCTCGGGTGGCGCCAGCGGGATCGGCCAGGCACTCGCCATCGCCTACGCCCGCGCCGGCGCCCACAGCGTGGTCAACTACTTCCCCGGTGACGAACACGACGTCCAAGCCACGATCGACGCCGTGGAACAGGCCGGAGGTCGCTGCGTGGCCGTGCCGGCGGACGTCCGCTCCGAAGCGGACTGTGCCGAGATGGCGGCGACAGCCGTGCGGGAATTCGGTCGCCTGGACATTGCGGTCGCGGCCGCGGGAATCCTGCGTCGCAACGCCCTGCACGAGATGACCGACGCCGCTTGGAACGACATGCTCGACGTCGATCTGAACGGGGTGTTCCGTGTCTTCCGCGCCGCTGCGGCCGAGATGCACGACGGCGGGGCCATGGTGGCTACCTCCTCGATCGCCGGCGGCGTCTACGGCTGGGAAGAACACGCCCACTACGCCGCGGCGAAATCCGGGGTGCTCGGTCTGTGCCGGTCCCTGGCGGTGGAGTTGGCGCCGCGCGGCATCCGTGTCAACGCGGTCATCCCCGGACTCATCGAAAGCCCGCAGTCCCTGGACGAGAAGAACTCGCTGGGCAAGGACGGGCTCGACGCCGCCGGTGACATCATCCCCTGGGGCCGCGTGGGCACCGTGGACGAATGCGCTCGCACCATCCGCTTCTTGACCAGCGATGACTCCACATATGTCACCGGCCAGCAACTGATCGTCGACGGCGGACTCACCATCCGCTGGCCGAGCTGA
- a CDS encoding MFS transporter — protein sequence MTTSSTTPVSTAPAPWDVEMTPKLIRKVSLVCFVAWVVSVYDFTLFGTLLPVIAEDFGWSTAQSTSINTLAHVGVFIVSLVVGSIIDRLGRRNALVILMLGGALASGFTGMATGAVTMIIIRSITGLSLSEEVVNAVYLSEIYRKVKNKGLFYSVVQAGYPIGALVAAGMSALLLPVIGWRWSFAVAGLLALCVALWATRLPESPVFAAMKEARRRKEVGDDDGAQRLLDQHGLEAESHARTGVKDVFTRDLWRHTTLLAAAWLFSWIGIQVFSVLGTTVLVEAKGVSFENALVILVGANAVGFVGYLFHGWLGDAIGRQKTVVLGWLAGAASSLIMLLVPGSTWFVMALYGLTLFFLTGPFAALLYYMGESFPAHVRGMGTNVAHVMAPLGGIVGSGLLSLLLFLGLEMTWAALCSGTIGLLLAALCMMGTRRIDQTATDESAAALTVVDTPPTPEHSTKEHTR from the coding sequence ATGACCACCTCCAGCACCACACCTGTGTCCACGGCACCTGCCCCGTGGGATGTGGAGATGACGCCGAAACTGATTCGGAAAGTCTCCCTGGTCTGTTTCGTCGCCTGGGTCGTCTCCGTGTACGACTTCACGCTATTCGGCACCCTGCTGCCCGTCATCGCCGAGGACTTCGGCTGGTCCACCGCCCAGTCCACCAGCATCAATACGCTGGCCCACGTAGGTGTCTTTATCGTCTCGTTGGTCGTAGGCTCCATCATCGACCGGCTGGGACGCCGCAATGCCCTGGTGATCCTGATGCTCGGTGGGGCCCTGGCCTCCGGATTCACCGGTATGGCCACCGGTGCGGTCACCATGATCATCATCCGCTCGATCACCGGGCTCTCGCTGTCCGAGGAAGTCGTCAACGCGGTCTACCTCTCCGAGATCTACCGCAAGGTGAAGAACAAGGGCCTCTTCTACTCCGTGGTCCAAGCCGGCTACCCGATCGGTGCCCTGGTGGCTGCCGGCATGTCGGCCCTGCTGCTGCCCGTGATCGGTTGGCGTTGGAGCTTCGCCGTGGCCGGGCTGCTGGCGTTGTGCGTAGCACTCTGGGCCACTCGCTTGCCTGAATCCCCGGTGTTCGCCGCCATGAAGGAGGCGCGACGCCGCAAGGAGGTGGGCGACGACGACGGTGCCCAGCGACTGCTGGACCAGCACGGTCTGGAGGCAGAATCACACGCACGCACCGGCGTGAAGGACGTCTTCACCCGTGATCTGTGGCGGCACACCACGCTGTTGGCGGCGGCATGGCTCTTCAGCTGGATCGGCATCCAGGTCTTCTCGGTGCTCGGCACTACGGTGCTCGTTGAGGCCAAGGGTGTCAGCTTCGAAAACGCACTCGTCATCCTGGTGGGCGCCAACGCCGTCGGCTTCGTCGGCTACCTCTTCCACGGCTGGCTCGGTGATGCGATCGGGCGCCAGAAAACCGTGGTGCTGGGCTGGCTTGCCGGAGCGGCGTCGTCGCTGATCATGCTGCTGGTGCCTGGCTCGACCTGGTTCGTGATGGCCCTTTACGGCCTGACCCTGTTCTTCCTCACCGGACCCTTCGCCGCGCTGCTCTACTACATGGGCGAATCGTTCCCGGCCCATGTGCGTGGCATGGGCACCAATGTGGCCCACGTGATGGCCCCGCTGGGTGGCATCGTCGGATCCGGGCTGCTCAGCCTGTTGCTCTTCCTCGGACTCGAGATGACCTGGGCCGCCCTGTGCTCCGGCACCATCGGACTGCTGCTGGCGGCCCTGTGCATGATGGGCACGCGACGCATCGACCAAACCGCTACCGACGAATCTGCGGCTGCCCTGACCGTGGTCGACACCCCTCCCACCCCCGAACACTCAACGAAGGAGCACACCCGATGA
- a CDS encoding polysaccharide deacetylase family protein, which produces MTKKIYVSVGIDVDAVGGWLGSYGGEDSPGDISRGLFAGEVGVPRLLQLGQRREMPVTWFWPGHSIETFPEQFDQVVAAGHEIGVHGYSHENPLAMTRTQEEEILDYCTDLITTRTGTKPVGYVAPWWEFSTVTNELLAERGFLYDHSLMHDDHTPYYVRVGDEWTKINYDAASAHEWMKPLVRGQETDLIEIPASWYLDDLPPMMFIKSSANSHGFVSPRDIEDLWRDQFDWVYREMDYAVFPITIHPDVSGRPQNLLMLERLFDHIASHDGVEFAFMKDVAADFAQRFPRAQ; this is translated from the coding sequence ATGACGAAGAAGATCTATGTTTCCGTGGGCATTGACGTCGACGCTGTCGGCGGATGGCTCGGTTCTTACGGCGGCGAGGACTCTCCCGGCGATATTTCCCGGGGCCTGTTCGCTGGTGAAGTCGGCGTCCCCCGTTTGCTACAGCTAGGTCAGCGCCGCGAGATGCCGGTGACCTGGTTCTGGCCCGGCCACTCCATCGAAACCTTCCCGGAACAGTTCGACCAGGTGGTTGCCGCGGGCCACGAGATCGGCGTGCACGGCTACTCGCACGAGAACCCGCTGGCCATGACGCGCACGCAGGAAGAGGAGATCCTCGATTACTGCACCGATCTCATCACCACCCGTACCGGTACCAAGCCCGTGGGTTACGTGGCCCCCTGGTGGGAGTTCTCCACCGTCACCAACGAACTGCTCGCCGAGCGCGGCTTCCTCTACGACCACTCGCTGATGCACGACGACCACACCCCGTACTACGTGCGCGTCGGCGACGAGTGGACCAAGATCAACTACGACGCCGCCTCCGCCCACGAGTGGATGAAGCCGCTGGTCCGTGGCCAGGAAACAGACCTGATCGAGATCCCGGCCTCCTGGTACCTCGACGACCTTCCCCCGATGATGTTCATCAAGTCCTCGGCCAACTCGCACGGTTTCGTCTCACCGCGCGACATCGAGGACCTGTGGCGCGACCAGTTCGACTGGGTCTACCGCGAGATGGATTACGCCGTCTTCCCCATCACCATTCACCCCGATGTGTCGGGCCGCCCGCAGAACCTGCTGATGCTGGAGCGCCTCTTCGACCACATCGCCTCCCACGACGGCGTCGAATTCGCCTTCATGAAGGACGTTGCCGCCGATTTCGCACAGCGTTTCCCTCGCGCCCAGTAG
- a CDS encoding asparaginase has product MTTVKILGTGGTIASRAVDGHGAVASEPVENLLDGVDPEVTVRSRDVMTTGSYRLTLRDIRLIAESVLDEAARPEHDGIVVTHGTDTMEETAFLVDLVLAERVPVVFTGAQRSADATDTDGPRNLADAVHTAADPRTQNWGAVICFDGEIRAATQTAKMHTLASAPFAGGALLGRVHSGRLSPVADPVRRATLGRPSAEFDTTRVDIVPIYPGSDPELLDLLVERSTQGIVLAGTGSGNAGAGYVEAVQRARAAGVVVALSTRVPYGPVVPIYGNGGGVDLVAAGAIPTGALHPFQARMLMALLLSHGVREPDVAAAFAADATDLKPSCTPQHPSE; this is encoded by the coding sequence GTGACCACGGTCAAAATTCTGGGAACGGGCGGAACCATCGCCTCCCGTGCAGTCGACGGGCACGGCGCCGTGGCGTCCGAGCCGGTCGAGAACCTGCTCGACGGTGTGGATCCCGAGGTGACCGTGCGCTCCCGCGATGTGATGACCACCGGCAGCTATCGGCTGACCTTGCGTGACATCCGGCTGATCGCCGAGTCGGTACTCGACGAAGCCGCTCGGCCTGAGCACGACGGCATCGTCGTCACCCACGGCACCGACACCATGGAGGAGACCGCATTTCTGGTTGACCTGGTGCTCGCCGAGCGCGTGCCGGTTGTGTTCACCGGCGCCCAGCGCTCCGCCGATGCCACCGATACCGACGGTCCACGGAATTTGGCCGATGCCGTGCACACAGCGGCCGATCCACGTACCCAGAACTGGGGTGCCGTGATCTGCTTCGACGGCGAGATACGCGCAGCCACACAGACCGCGAAAATGCACACCCTGGCCAGCGCTCCCTTTGCAGGCGGTGCGCTGCTGGGACGCGTGCACTCCGGCCGGCTCTCGCCAGTCGCCGACCCCGTGCGTCGAGCAACCCTAGGGCGCCCGAGTGCAGAATTCGACACCACCCGGGTCGACATCGTTCCGATCTATCCCGGTTCCGACCCGGAGCTGCTCGATCTGCTGGTGGAGCGCAGTACCCAGGGCATCGTGCTGGCCGGCACGGGCTCGGGCAATGCGGGCGCAGGCTACGTCGAGGCGGTGCAGCGTGCCCGCGCTGCCGGCGTCGTCGTCGCTCTCTCCACCCGTGTGCCCTACGGCCCCGTGGTTCCAATCTATGGCAACGGCGGGGGAGTGGATCTGGTGGCCGCCGGAGCGATCCCCACCGGTGCACTGCACCCCTTCCAAGCCCGCATGCTCATGGCGCTGTTGCTGTCCCACGGCGTCCGCGAACCAGATGTGGCCGCGGCTTTTGCGGCCGATGCCACTGACCTCAAACCATCATGCACCCCGCAACACCCATCTGAGTAA
- a CDS encoding LacI family DNA-binding transcriptional regulator, with translation MNSRSSVTLKALAEELGLNASTVSRVLNNPDATDGRWASPETAQRILDLARERGYSKNPYAASLRTAKSRMIGVVVPRLQDFVLATIYEGIDEAATEQDYFTVVANSLDHQEAHRAKVEKLLDRRVDGLILGDALFEDPYLDELKDRGIPFVLVNRRSTGHLSVTCNDYEGGRLAAQHFLASGRTSFGVIAGDLRASTARDRLAGFRAALEEAGHTLPEDRVIPGGFDADAGRAAAEELIQRGPLPEAVFSANDFSAIGAIGIFTQHGVRVPEDLALIGFNDTPLASAVHLTTVRSPMHEMGRTGFQALIDLLAGRDVAAQQLAPEMVIRASA, from the coding sequence GTGAACAGTCGGTCCTCCGTCACCCTCAAAGCTCTCGCCGAAGAGCTGGGCCTCAACGCCTCCACCGTGTCTCGGGTACTCAACAACCCGGATGCCACTGATGGGCGCTGGGCCTCACCGGAGACCGCTCAACGCATTTTGGATTTGGCCCGCGAGCGCGGATACTCGAAAAATCCGTACGCCGCCTCGCTGCGCACCGCGAAGTCGCGGATGATCGGCGTCGTGGTCCCGCGCCTACAGGACTTCGTGCTGGCGACCATCTATGAGGGCATCGACGAGGCTGCCACCGAGCAGGACTACTTCACCGTGGTGGCCAACTCCCTGGACCACCAGGAGGCGCATCGGGCCAAGGTGGAGAAACTCTTGGACCGGCGTGTGGACGGGCTCATTCTCGGCGACGCGCTCTTCGAGGACCCTTACCTGGATGAGCTGAAGGACCGCGGCATCCCGTTCGTGTTGGTCAACCGACGCTCCACCGGACATCTTTCGGTGACCTGCAATGACTACGAGGGCGGGCGCCTCGCCGCCCAGCACTTTCTGGCCAGCGGGCGCACCAGTTTCGGCGTGATCGCCGGCGACCTGCGCGCCTCCACTGCGCGCGACCGCCTCGCCGGATTCCGCGCGGCCCTTGAAGAAGCCGGACACACCCTGCCGGAAGATCGAGTGATTCCGGGCGGGTTCGACGCCGACGCCGGACGTGCCGCGGCCGAAGAACTCATCCAGCGCGGGCCCCTGCCGGAAGCCGTATTTTCCGCCAACGACTTCTCCGCCATTGGTGCCATCGGAATTTTTACCCAGCACGGCGTGCGCGTGCCCGAGGACCTGGCCCTCATCGGGTTCAACGACACTCCCCTGGCTTCGGCGGTACACCTGACGACGGTCCGTTCCCCCATGCATGAGATGGGCCGCACCGGGTTCCAGGCCCTGATCGATCTCCTCGCCGGCCGCGACGTCGCCGCCCAGCAGCTGGCCCCCGAAATGGTCATCCGCGCCAGCGCGTGA